The DNA segment GCAATCATTGAAGAGATAGCCCGCCAGACCAATCTGCTGGCCCTCAACGCGGCCATCGAAGCCGCCCGCGCAGGAGATCATGGAAAAGGATTTGCCGTGGTTGCCGCCGAGGTTCGAAAACTGGCAGAGCGCAGCGGCACAGCCGCACAGGAGATCAGTGAACTCTCCGTCAGCAGCGTGGAAGTAGCTGAACGTGCAGGCAACCTCCTTGGCCAAATGGTGCCCGATATCAAACTGACCTCGGATATGATCCAATCCATATCCACGGCCAATGACGAGTTGTCGGCCAATGTCTCTGAAGTGGCCGGAGCAGTGGAAGAACTCGACTCGGTCATCCAGGCCAATGCCGCAGCTGCGGAAGAGATGGCTTCCACATCAACACACCTCTCTGGTCAGGCTGAAATGCTCATGAAATCAGTGAGCTATTTCAGTGCAAGCGGGATAACAACCCCGGCTGCGCGTCCAGCGCGAGCACCCGCTCTGCCAGCCAAATCAGCCGCTTCCGCTCCTGCCAAGCCGACACGGGACACACCAGCCCCTCAAGCCATCGAAAGTGACGAAGGATTTGATATGGACCTTGACGACGACCAGTTCGAGCGATTCTAAGCACTCTCTCCCGCGCAAAGCCCCTGTTCCAGAAACCGGGGCTTTGCGCTCCCCCCTATATTGCCGGTCACAGGGGCTCTTCTCCCCACAGACTCAAAGTTATGACGGTTTTCACTGCTCAGCCTGTTGCATCCGGAAGCGAGGGCGGGTATAGCCACATGCATGGCTATACAATTCACCGAGACAGAAGAAAAGATCCTGGCCCTGGCAGGTGCAGACCTGCCGGATACCGAGCGTCCGTTCAAAACCATCGCCGATCAGGTCGGCGTTGATGAAGACGTGGTTCTCGCCCTGCTCACCGACCTCAAGGATCGCAAGGTCATTCGCCGTTTTGGTGCCACCTTGCGTCATCAGAAAGCAGGCTACGGGCACAATGCGATGGTCGCGTGGCGTATTCCGGAAGAACGGGATGATGAAGTGGGGGCCATCTTCGCGGCCAGACCCGAAATCTCCCATTGCTACATTCGCCGGACCTACCCTGAGTGGACCTACAATTTTTACACCATGATTCATGGTGAACGGCCGGGCCATGTCGACGACGTCGTGGCCGAGCTTGAAAAAGAAGTAGGAGTCAGTGACAACTGCACACTGAACTCTTTGAAAGAACTCAAAAAGACCTCCATGGTCTATTTCAAATAGAATACGAATACAGGCTGTTTGCAAACGGAAACGAAAAAGGGGTCGCATTCTTCGAGTCTGCCTTTTTGCTCGCTCTCCGCCCACACAAGAACTCACAGCCAACAGGAGCTTCCCATGGATTCCAAGACCCTTTTCGCCAAGGCTCAGACCCTCATGCCCGGCGGTGTCAATTCTCCCCTGCGAGCCTGCAAATATGTCAAGAGCGAACCCGTTTTCATTGACAATGCCAAAGGTGCCTACCTTTGGGACGTGGATGGCACCCAATACATAGATTATGTCTTCTCGTGGGGTCCACAGATTCTCGGACACCAGGAACCATCGGTCTCCGCAGCCGCTCACAAGGCAATCGACCTCGGCTCCAGCTACGGCGCACCCTGCCTCGGAGAGATCTCCCTTGCCGAAGAAATCAAGAAGCTCATCCCATCCATGGAGATGATGCGCATGGTTTCTTCCGGGACCGAAGCCACCATGTCTGCCCTGCGTCTGGCCCGCGGCTACACGGGCCGCAACAAGTTCGTCAAATTCATCGGCAACTACCACGGTCATGCCGATGCCTTTCTGGCTGCCGCAGGCTCTGCAGCAGGGACAATTCCCGGGACCCCCGGAGTCCCGGAGGAAGTCATCAGCCATACGCTGCTGGCCCATTACAATGATCTCGCAGCCGTTCAGGAACATTTCGAGACAGCCGGAGACGAAATAGCCTGCGTCATTGTTGAACCTGCTGCCGGCAACATGGGCCTGGTTCCCCCGGCCGAAGGGTTTCTTCAGGGCTTGCGGGATCTGTGTACCCAGTATGGGGCACTCCTCATTTTTGATGAAGTTATCACCGGCTTCAGGCTGTCCCTCGGGGGCGCACAGGAACGGTTCGGCATCACCCCGGACCTGACGACCCTCGGAAAAATCATCGGTGGAGGCTTTCCGGTCGGCTGCTACGGCGGCAAGCAGGAGATAATGGAGCAGATGGCCCCGATGGGAGGGGTCTTTCAGGCCGGAACATTGTCTGGCAACCCTGTAGCCATGGCTGCCGGTCTGGCCACACTCAAACGATTGCAGGAATGCGACTACGAGGCCTTGGAGATCCGCACCAAACGAATGGCCGAAGAGTTGACCTCCATTATAACCGGTAAAGGGCAATCGGTTTTTCTGGCCACCATCGGTTCGGCCTTCACCATGTATTTCTCGGATAAACCAGTCGTCAGCATGGTCGAATCCAGCCAGTGTGACGCAGAAGCGTACGCGACATACTGGCAGCAGATGATGGCTCACGGCATCTATCTGGCTCCTGCCGGTTTCGAGTGCGCGTTCACTTCCTTTGCCCATACGGACGAGGATTTCGAAAAGACCCTTGAAGCTGCCCGCAAGGTGCAATTTTAGCCGACAATCACTATGCCGCCCTTCCATCAATGGCAGGGCGGCAACTCCATGAATCTCTCGAAAGCCCAAGGAGGTCCGGCATGCGACGCCTTCTGCTTGGGCTTTCCCGTGACTTTGTCACTGGAACATACGATTCAAAGGCATTCCCTTCCTTAGACCTGAATCAACTGATACAATGGTGACCATGCCCGATATCTCCATCGCCATATACACCCTGACCCGACACGGGCTACGCTTGGCCAAAAGGCTGGCCACCGCCTTGGGCGCCACGATATATGCGTCTCATCGCCATGTGGATGAAAAAGGAATTCACGGTTTCACCTCCCTGCCCGAACTGATCAACACGACATTCTCCCGGTATGACGGTCACATCTTCATCACGGCAGCCGGGATTGCCGTCCGGTGCATTGGGCCGCTTTTGAAAAGCAAAGACGTTGATCCGGCTGTGGTCTGCATGGACCAGGAGGGGCAATTCGCCGTCAGTCTGCTTTCCGGACACCTAGGAGGGGCCAACGAACTTGCCGTCCGATGCGCCGAGTGTATCGGAGGACACCCGGTGATCACCACAGCCACGGACTCGACAGGGGTTCCCTCCATGGACATGCTGGCTCAAGCCAGAGGATTGGTGATCGGCAATATCGACCGCATCAAGACAATCAACGGGAGCTTGCTCGATACAACCCAGGTCCAACTTTTCGACCCTGATGACACCCTTGGCTTGGCTGACAACCCTCGATTCACCCCGGTAGAGTCTCCCGAAGACTGGAAACCGGAACGCCCCGGAGTCTGGGTTTCATTTCGAACGGACTGCCCAGATGACGCGGCCCTGCGTCTGTATCCGAGGGTTCTCATGCTTGGAGTCGGGTGTCGAAGAGGCGTGGCTGAAGAGGAAATCACACGCCATATCCACGCGGTTTTCGATGCGGCGGGCCTGGCGCTTCAAAGTGTCGGCGGACTGGCAAGTGTGACTGCGAAGGCTGATGAGCCAGGACTGCTCCAGGCAGCAGAACGTTTGAATGTTACCCCTGAATTCTTTGAAAAATCACATCTGGAAACAATCGATACCCCGAATCCATCCGGCACAGTCCTTCGCCGAATGGGCGTAGAATCCGTTTCCGAAGCCGCCGCCATCATTCTCTCGGACAATGGAAAATTACTCGTTGAAAAGACCAAAACCAAAACCGTCACGCTGGCCGTGGCGAGGAGACGTCCATGCTGACAGCCGTAAGCCTCGGTCCCGGAGACCACAGCCTCCTGACTCCGGCGGCCAGAGCCGCCCTGGAAAATGCTGATGTCATAGCGGGATATAAAGGGTATATCACCCTGGTGCCGCCAGAATTGCTGGAAGGCAAAGAGGTCATCTCAACAGGCATGATGGGCGAGGTGGAACGGGCCAAGATGGCCATTGAAAACGCTCGTTCCGGTAAACAAACCGTCATGGTGTGCAGCGGCGATGCCGGTATCTATGCCATGGCTGGATTGCTGCTTGAGATTCTGGAAGCGGAAAATCTTCTGGATAAAGTGAACTTTTCCGTTGTGCCGGGAGTGGCAGCCTTCAATAGTGCCGCAGCACTGCTGGGCGCTCCTCTCATGCACGACTTCGCCTCGATCAGCCTGAGTGATCTGCTCACACCCTGGGACGTCATAGAAAAGAGACTCAGGCTGGCATCACAGGCCGATTTTGTTATCGCCATCTACAATCCCCGCTCAAAGAAAAGAAGCAAATTGTTACAAAAAGCGCTTGATATCATAGCAGAAAGCCGAAAAAACACCACGCCGGTTGGCATTGTCGGACGCGCATACAGAGAAGGCCAATCCATTCAGACAGTTCCCTTGAATGAAGTCGATCCGACAACAGTTGATATGCAAACCGTTCTGATTATCGGCAACTCGGCCACGCGCATGGCCGGTGGAAAAATGATAACTCCCCGGGGCTATCACAACAAATATGATATAAAAAACAATGCCTCTTTCTAAGGAAACCCCTTGCATAGCCCGCTCTTTTTCAGGTAAAAGCAAGCGTCTACGATGACTCCCCCGCTTGACAGGGGAGGGATACTTATTTATCCCGCATAAGTAGAGAGTGTGACAGTTTATTTTTTGCAACAGGAGGAAAAAGGTAAATGAAAAAAGCTCTGATGATCTGCCTGATGGTTGCGGCCATGGTATGTGTCTTTGCATTGCCCGCCGTTATCGCAGGTAATGCTCCCGCCGATACCATCACCATGATTGCTCCCAACGGACAGAAAATGTCCAAGACACCCGTGGAATTTCCGCATAAGATGCACGTTGACAATGGTATCGACTGTCTGGTCTGCCACCACAAGGCAACCAGCAAAGATAATGTCAAGGGCTGTGCCAGCGAAGGTTGCCACACTGACGCCGGTAAGAAAGCCAAGAAAGACCCCGAGGGCTACTACCAGGCTTTCCATAATAAGAAATCCGAAGCCGCTTGCTTGGGTTGTCACAAAAAGGCCAAGAAAGCTGGCAAAAGTGCACCGGTATCCTGCAAGGACTGCCACCCCAAGAAGTAGCAATCTGCTAGGGTAACTCAAGGGGGGCTGGGCACCAGCTCCCCTTTTTTTCAAACCTTCTCCCACGGAGGTACATATGACCCCGGCTCCCCCGCCTCCCCCGACCGACGAAGTCAATGACATGCTCAACGACGGCGTTCCTGATAACGATGTTCTTGACCCGGATACCGTTGATGCCGATTTCGAACAGGAGCTTGAAGATCTTTTTTCCGACGACCTCGAAGAGGAGGCTGCGGCCAGTGCCGCCATGGCCGAGGACAATGAACCTATTGTGCTCGATGAATACGTCACGACTGAAGACATAGACATCGCCATAGACGATCCTGCTCCAGTCGAACCGGAAGAGAATATCGAAACCGCTCAGACGGAAGAAGATGACGAAGGAGCACTCGTCCTTGACGATGTCGCT comes from the Pseudodesulfovibrio piezophilus C1TLV30 genome and includes:
- the ahbB gene encoding siroheme decarboxylase subunit beta, whose amino-acid sequence is MAIQFTETEEKILALAGADLPDTERPFKTIADQVGVDEDVVLALLTDLKDRKVIRRFGATLRHQKAGYGHNAMVAWRIPEERDDEVGAIFAARPEISHCYIRRTYPEWTYNFYTMIHGERPGHVDDVVAELEKEVGVSDNCTLNSLKELKKTSMVYFK
- the hemL gene encoding glutamate-1-semialdehyde 2,1-aminomutase, which encodes MDSKTLFAKAQTLMPGGVNSPLRACKYVKSEPVFIDNAKGAYLWDVDGTQYIDYVFSWGPQILGHQEPSVSAAAHKAIDLGSSYGAPCLGEISLAEEIKKLIPSMEMMRMVSSGTEATMSALRLARGYTGRNKFVKFIGNYHGHADAFLAAAGSAAGTIPGTPGVPEEVISHTLLAHYNDLAAVQEHFETAGDEIACVIVEPAAGNMGLVPPAEGFLQGLRDLCTQYGALLIFDEVITGFRLSLGGAQERFGITPDLTTLGKIIGGGFPVGCYGGKQEIMEQMAPMGGVFQAGTLSGNPVAMAAGLATLKRLQECDYEALEIRTKRMAEELTSIITGKGQSVFLATIGSAFTMYFSDKPVVSMVESSQCDAEAYATYWQQMMAHGIYLAPAGFECAFTSFAHTDEDFEKTLEAARKVQF
- a CDS encoding cobalt-precorrin 5A hydrolase, which gives rise to MPDISIAIYTLTRHGLRLAKRLATALGATIYASHRHVDEKGIHGFTSLPELINTTFSRYDGHIFITAAGIAVRCIGPLLKSKDVDPAVVCMDQEGQFAVSLLSGHLGGANELAVRCAECIGGHPVITTATDSTGVPSMDMLAQARGLVIGNIDRIKTINGSLLDTTQVQLFDPDDTLGLADNPRFTPVESPEDWKPERPGVWVSFRTDCPDDAALRLYPRVLMLGVGCRRGVAEEEITRHIHAVFDAAGLALQSVGGLASVTAKADEPGLLQAAERLNVTPEFFEKSHLETIDTPNPSGTVLRRMGVESVSEAAAIILSDNGKLLVEKTKTKTVTLAVARRRPC
- the cobJ gene encoding precorrin-3B C(17)-methyltransferase — encoded protein: MLTAVSLGPGDHSLLTPAARAALENADVIAGYKGYITLVPPELLEGKEVISTGMMGEVERAKMAIENARSGKQTVMVCSGDAGIYAMAGLLLEILEAENLLDKVNFSVVPGVAAFNSAAALLGAPLMHDFASISLSDLLTPWDVIEKRLRLASQADFVIAIYNPRSKKRSKLLQKALDIIAESRKNTTPVGIVGRAYREGQSIQTVPLNEVDPTTVDMQTVLIIGNSATRMAGGKMITPRGYHNKYDIKNNASF
- a CDS encoding cytochrome c3 family protein, which produces MKKALMICLMVAAMVCVFALPAVIAGNAPADTITMIAPNGQKMSKTPVEFPHKMHVDNGIDCLVCHHKATSKDNVKGCASEGCHTDAGKKAKKDPEGYYQAFHNKKSEAACLGCHKKAKKAGKSAPVSCKDCHPKK